The Siniperca chuatsi isolate FFG_IHB_CAS linkage group LG12, ASM2008510v1, whole genome shotgun sequence genome has a segment encoding these proteins:
- the gpr34b gene encoding probable G-protein coupled receptor 34b isoform X1, with protein MNLTTTPDPQQTCVDYGALQSPLAVLYSIIFVLGLAGNLVALWVFFCVHSKKNSVRVFLINVAFADLLLVVCLPFRILYHSQGNVWNLSPTLCKIVGVLFYMNMYISVTLLGLISVDRYLKIHRSKGVQHRLRSTKWSSVLCAVIWIMASALTLPLLMSKNDQELKRCFHYKPLHHKKWKAYINIFVLVVFWLAFISLVVSYVKIALKLLRTSQEKPDLPNASRYTKTARKSFFILFLFTVCFVPYHMVRMFYIKTQITDTSCFWQNVADKANELALLFSALNSCLDPVMYFLLSSSVRKEVLRLVSNMFCVRDVAGVSGSSSTAEWDDKNGRTDRGQANINLARHLKDKKATESSPAGL; from the exons ATGAACCTGACCACAACCCCTGACCCCCAACAGACTTGTGTGGATTATGGTGCACTGCAAAGCCCCTTGGCGGTGCTCTACTCTATAATCTTCGTACTGGGTCTAGCTGGGAACCTGGTGGCTCTGTGGGTTTTCTTTTGTGTTCACTCTAAGAAGAACTCTGTGCGGGTGTTTCTCATAAATGTAGCTTTCGCAGACCTGCTGCTGGTGGTATGCCTGCCATTCAGGATACTCTACCACAGCCAAGGTAACGTGTGGAACCTGAGTCCCACCTTGTGTAAAATAGTGGGTGTCCTCTTCTACATGAACATGTATATTAGTGTCACGCTGCTGGGGTTGATCAGCGTGGATCGCTACCTGAAGATCCATCGTAGTAAAGGGGTGCAGCACAGACTGCGATCCACAAAGTGGAGCAGTGTCCTCTGCGCAGTCATCTGGATTATGGCCTCTGCCTTAACTTTGCCACTCCTGATGTCAAAGAATGACCAAGAGCTGAAGAG gtgtttccaCTACAAGCCGCTCCATCATAAAAAATGGAAAGCCTACATCAACATCTTTGTGCTGGTTGTCTTCTGGCTCGCATTCATCTCTCTGGTGGTGTCTTATGTAAAGATTGCCCTCAAGCTTCTGAGAACATCCCAAGAGAAACCAGACCTGCCCAACGCGTCCCGCTACACTAAAACTGCCCGGAAGtccttcttcatcctctttctcttcaccGTCTGTTTCGTCCCCTATCACATGGTCAGgatgttttacataaaaacccAGATCACAGACACTTCATGTTTCTGGCAGAATGTGGCTGACAAAGCCAATGAGCTGGCTTTGCTATTTTCTGCCCTCAACAGCTGCCTGGATCCTGTGATGTACTTCCTCTTATCCTCTTCAGTGAGGAAGGAGGTGCTGCGCTTGGTGAGCAACATGTTTTGTGTGCGAGATGTTGCTGGAGTCAGCGGGAGCAGCTCTACTGCTGAGTGGGACGATAAGAATGGGAGGACGGACAGAGGACAGGCAAACATCAACTTAGCCAGACATTTGAAGGACAAGAAAGCTACTGAATCCAGTCCAGCTGGGCTGTAA
- the gpr34b gene encoding probable G-protein coupled receptor 34b isoform X2 has product MNLTTTPDPQQTCVDYGALQSPLAVLYSIIFVLGLAGNLVALWVFFCVHSKKNSVRVFLINVAFADLLLVVCLPFRILYHSQGNVWNLSPTLCKIVGVLFYMNMYISVTLLGLISVDRYLKIHRSKGVQHRLRSTKWSSVLCAVIWIMASALTLPLLMSKNDQELKRCFHYKPLHHKKWKAYINIFVLVVFWLAFISLVVSYVKIALKLLRTSQEKPDLPNASRYTKTARKSFFILFLFTVCFVPYHMLPGSCDVLPLILFSEEGGAALGEQHVLCARCCWSQREQLYC; this is encoded by the exons ATGAACCTGACCACAACCCCTGACCCCCAACAGACTTGTGTGGATTATGGTGCACTGCAAAGCCCCTTGGCGGTGCTCTACTCTATAATCTTCGTACTGGGTCTAGCTGGGAACCTGGTGGCTCTGTGGGTTTTCTTTTGTGTTCACTCTAAGAAGAACTCTGTGCGGGTGTTTCTCATAAATGTAGCTTTCGCAGACCTGCTGCTGGTGGTATGCCTGCCATTCAGGATACTCTACCACAGCCAAGGTAACGTGTGGAACCTGAGTCCCACCTTGTGTAAAATAGTGGGTGTCCTCTTCTACATGAACATGTATATTAGTGTCACGCTGCTGGGGTTGATCAGCGTGGATCGCTACCTGAAGATCCATCGTAGTAAAGGGGTGCAGCACAGACTGCGATCCACAAAGTGGAGCAGTGTCCTCTGCGCAGTCATCTGGATTATGGCCTCTGCCTTAACTTTGCCACTCCTGATGTCAAAGAATGACCAAGAGCTGAAGAG gtgtttccaCTACAAGCCGCTCCATCATAAAAAATGGAAAGCCTACATCAACATCTTTGTGCTGGTTGTCTTCTGGCTCGCATTCATCTCTCTGGTGGTGTCTTATGTAAAGATTGCCCTCAAGCTTCTGAGAACATCCCAAGAGAAACCAGACCTGCCCAACGCGTCCCGCTACACTAAAACTGCCCGGAAGtccttcttcatcctctttctcttcaccGTCTGTTTCGTCCCCTATCACATG CTGCCTGGATCCTGTGATGTACTTCCTCTTATCCTCTTCAGTGAGGAAGGAGGTGCTGCGCTTGGTGAGCAACATGTTTTGTGTGCGAGATGTTGCTGGAGTCAGCGGGAGCAGCTCTACTGCTGA